One window from the genome of Cyclobacterium amurskyense encodes:
- the hemF gene encoding oxygen-dependent coproporphyrinogen oxidase has translation MEKENKEIIAEKFRKIQQHICEALEKGDGPGRFETDNWEREQGGGGTTKVLTEGQVIAKGGVAFSAVHGPTPEKILKKLALEKADFFATGVSIVIHPKSPMVPIIHMNIRYFEMSDGTYWFGGGIDLTPHYIDQEDAKYFHQQLKEHCDAFDPNYYDKFKKWADDYFYIPHRKETRGIGGIFFDRLTASEEMPFPKLLSFVEGLGFLFPKIYCHYMEKNANLPYGEKELSWQALRRGRYVEFNLVWDAGTKFGLDTNGRTESILMSMPPMANWVYNQPPAAGTKESETLQLLKKEINWVKA, from the coding sequence ATGGAAAAAGAAAACAAAGAGATTATTGCGGAAAAATTCCGTAAGATACAGCAACATATTTGTGAAGCTTTAGAAAAAGGCGATGGCCCAGGTAGGTTTGAAACGGATAACTGGGAAAGAGAACAAGGTGGAGGGGGAACCACAAAAGTGCTGACCGAAGGACAGGTTATCGCAAAGGGTGGTGTGGCCTTCTCTGCTGTACACGGACCTACTCCGGAAAAGATTTTAAAAAAACTGGCACTAGAAAAAGCAGATTTTTTTGCCACAGGTGTTTCTATTGTCATCCATCCCAAGAGCCCAATGGTACCTATAATTCACATGAATATCAGGTACTTTGAAATGAGCGATGGCACTTATTGGTTCGGAGGAGGAATAGACTTAACACCTCATTATATAGATCAGGAGGATGCCAAATATTTCCACCAGCAACTCAAAGAACATTGTGATGCTTTTGACCCTAATTACTATGATAAATTCAAAAAGTGGGCAGATGACTATTTTTACATTCCTCATAGGAAGGAAACCAGGGGTATAGGAGGAATCTTCTTTGATAGATTAACTGCCAGCGAAGAAATGCCTTTTCCGAAATTGCTCTCTTTTGTTGAAGGTCTGGGTTTTTTATTCCCTAAAATCTATTGTCATTACATGGAGAAAAATGCAAATCTTCCCTATGGAGAAAAAGAACTCAGTTGGCAAGCTTTGAGGCGTGGCAGGTATGTTGAGTTTAATCTGGTGTGGGATGCTGGAACTAAATTTGGATTGGACACGAATGGCAGAACTGAAAGTATACTGATGAGTATGCCTCCAATGGCAAATTGGGTATACAATCAGCCACCAGCCGCTGGGACTAAAGAATCAGAAACGCTACAACTATTGAAAAAAGAAATTAACTGGGTTAAAGCATAG
- a CDS encoding phosphatase PAP2 family protein, whose amino-acid sequence MIESIIHWDEQFFLLLNHLQASWLDPVMLAITGKFIWIPLYLFLLFLIIKEYKGSSVWYIVGLILVIVMADQFTSGFMKPYFERLRPCHDPRWQDIVINYSGCGGLYGFASSHAANTFALAAFLQKVGKKSIPGFRWLFLWAFVVSYSRIYLGVHYPLDIFVGALVGIFIGWLVFGLITEVRILWKKRESMG is encoded by the coding sequence ATGATTGAAAGTATTATTCATTGGGATGAGCAATTTTTTCTTCTCTTAAACCACCTTCAAGCTTCCTGGCTGGATCCGGTAATGTTGGCGATTACGGGTAAGTTTATCTGGATTCCCTTGTATTTATTTTTACTGTTCTTAATTATTAAAGAATACAAAGGCAGTAGTGTTTGGTATATTGTTGGGTTAATATTGGTAATAGTCATGGCAGACCAGTTTACCTCTGGTTTTATGAAACCCTATTTTGAAAGGTTACGTCCTTGTCACGACCCACGTTGGCAGGACATTGTAATAAATTATTCAGGTTGTGGAGGCCTATATGGTTTTGCCTCCTCCCATGCTGCAAACACTTTTGCTCTGGCTGCTTTTCTACAAAAAGTAGGAAAAAAGAGCATTCCAGGGTTTCGATGGTTATTTCTATGGGCGTTTGTTGTTTCCTATTCAAGGATTTACCTTGGCGTTCACTACCCTTTAGATATTTTCGTTGGTGCCTTGGTAGGCATATTTATAGGTTGGCTAGTCTTTGGGCTTATTACAGAAGTAAGAATACTATGGAAAAAAAGAGAATCCATGGGTTAG
- a CDS encoding riboflavin synthase: MFTGIIESIGKVKGITKEGSNIHFDMESTLASELKIDQSLSHNGVCLTVVAVNTNEYRVTAIDETLQKTNLGRLKEGDLVNLERCMPADGRFDGHIVQGHVDQTGELLSVESIDGSWVFTFSYEAGKGNVTVEKGSICVNGTSLTCFNSKEGLFSVAIIPYTYENTNFHLLKQGDTVNLEFDVIGKYIHRILKGY; encoded by the coding sequence ATGTTTACAGGTATTATCGAGTCCATAGGTAAAGTCAAAGGCATAACCAAAGAAGGTAGCAATATCCATTTTGATATGGAAAGTACTCTCGCTTCAGAACTGAAAATAGACCAATCTCTTAGTCACAATGGAGTATGTTTAACAGTAGTAGCTGTAAACACCAATGAGTATAGAGTGACGGCAATAGATGAAACCCTTCAAAAAACCAACCTTGGAAGATTAAAGGAAGGGGATTTGGTAAACCTGGAAAGATGTATGCCTGCAGATGGTAGGTTTGATGGACATATAGTTCAAGGACATGTGGATCAGACAGGCGAATTGCTTTCCGTTGAGTCCATAGATGGAAGTTGGGTTTTTACCTTTTCCTATGAAGCAGGTAAGGGGAATGTCACAGTAGAAAAAGGATCCATATGTGTAAATGGTACCAGCTTGACCTGCTTCAATTCTAAAGAGGGACTTTTTAGTGTAGCCATTATTCCATATACCTATGAAAACACTAATTTTCATTTGCTAAAGCAGGGAGATACTGTGAATTTGGAATTCGATGTGATAGGGAAGTACATTCACAGGATTCTAAAGGGATATTAA
- a CDS encoding protein-L-isoaspartate(D-aspartate) O-methyltransferase translates to MLKLEDSYLHKGKRRELIRTLRNKGISNEAILEAINNVPRHFFFDSALLSHAYEDKAFPIGEGQTISQPYTVAFQSELLNVVPGEKVLEIGTGSGYQAGILYCLGAKVHTIEFNKTLYERTKRFLPKIGVRVKHYHGDGSLGLPEQAPFDKIIVTAGAPVVPKTLLLQLKIGGVLVIPVGDRKQQQMLKLTKQTSKKILKETFDNFSFVPLLGDEGWE, encoded by the coding sequence ATGTTAAAACTGGAAGACAGCTACTTACATAAGGGAAAAAGAAGAGAGTTAATTAGAACATTGCGTAACAAGGGCATTAGCAATGAAGCAATATTGGAGGCTATTAATAATGTGCCTAGACATTTCTTTTTTGACTCCGCCCTACTTAGCCATGCCTACGAAGACAAGGCATTCCCTATAGGTGAAGGCCAAACAATTTCTCAACCCTACACTGTAGCATTCCAAAGTGAACTGCTAAACGTTGTTCCGGGAGAAAAAGTACTTGAAATAGGTACCGGATCGGGATATCAGGCAGGAATTTTGTATTGCTTAGGGGCGAAGGTTCACACCATCGAATTCAATAAGACATTGTACGAAAGAACAAAAAGATTTTTACCTAAAATAGGTGTAAGGGTAAAGCATTACCATGGAGATGGAAGTCTGGGATTGCCTGAACAAGCGCCCTTTGATAAAATCATAGTGACTGCCGGAGCTCCTGTTGTTCCTAAAACCTTGCTTCTTCAATTGAAAATCGGCGGAGTTTTGGTTATCCCTGTGGGTGACAGAAAGCAACAGCAAATGCTTAAATTAACGAAACAAACCAGTAAGAAGATTTTAAAAGAGACCTTTGACAATTTTTCATTTGTCCCATTATTGGGAGATGAAGGTTGGGAATAA
- a CDS encoding acyl-CoA thioesterase, with translation MKEAYKHVKDSEVIMTEMVLPNDTNTLNNLMGGKLMHWMDVVAAISAQRHSNSVVVTASVDNISFKNPIALGNVVTLKAQVTRAFNTSMEVYIEVFAEDIPANKKYSSHKAFFTFVAVDEEGLPVKVPELKPISEQEMEFYKGALRRRQLRLVLAKRMNPQDATELKSLFDLDKIGQKE, from the coding sequence ATGAAAGAAGCATACAAACACGTAAAAGACTCGGAGGTCATCATGACAGAGATGGTACTTCCAAATGACACCAATACATTAAACAACCTAATGGGTGGTAAACTTATGCATTGGATGGATGTGGTAGCAGCTATCTCTGCCCAAAGGCATTCTAATTCCGTTGTAGTCACAGCTTCTGTTGATAATATTTCTTTCAAAAACCCCATAGCCCTTGGCAATGTGGTCACTTTAAAAGCGCAAGTGACAAGGGCTTTTAATACTTCAATGGAAGTTTATATCGAGGTATTCGCTGAAGATATTCCTGCCAATAAAAAGTACTCTTCACACAAAGCATTTTTCACCTTTGTGGCAGTAGACGAAGAAGGTCTACCGGTAAAAGTGCCAGAGTTAAAACCTATCAGTGAGCAAGAAATGGAGTTTTATAAAGGAGCATTGAGAAGAAGGCAATTGCGCCTGGTTTTGGCAAAAAGAATGAATCCTCAAGACGCCACGGAATTAAAATCTCTTTTTGACTTGGACAAGATCGGTCAAAAGGAATAA
- a CDS encoding DUF3817 domain-containing protein, with translation MTNEERLNILKRFRIVSITEGISMLVLVFIAMPLKYIFDLPTMVTYVGWIHGVLFMVYILVMFPTSRKLRWHFRIALMGLIASILPFGPFLFDRKLRKQEHILEDKI, from the coding sequence ATGACGAATGAAGAGCGATTAAACATTTTAAAGCGATTTAGAATAGTAAGTATAACAGAAGGTATTTCCATGCTTGTTTTGGTATTCATCGCAATGCCATTGAAATACATATTTGATTTGCCTACAATGGTGACCTATGTAGGTTGGATACATGGAGTTCTTTTTATGGTTTACATATTGGTCATGTTCCCCACTTCTAGAAAATTAAGATGGCATTTCCGAATTGCATTGATGGGCTTGATAGCTTCAATCCTACCCTTTGGTCCCTTTTTATTTGATAGGAAATTAAGAAAACAAGAGCATATATTAGAAGATAAAATCTAA